Proteins encoded by one window of bacterium:
- the pyrH gene encoding UMP kinase, with translation MMYNRILLKLSGQIFAGRQKFGIDSNTLEYLTHEIVDVHNLGVQVALVVGGGNIFRGSSDATKLGIEHVVGDYAGMLSTVINAIILQGVLERMNKVTRLMSAIEVAKLAEPYIRRRAIRHLEKGRIVLFAAGTGSPYFTTDTAAILRGIEIRADAVLKGTKVDGVYSSDPKNGKPAKLYKKLSYSEVLSKKLRIMDLTAITLCSENKLPIIVFNVRKKGNLKKVVEGKPVGTLIS, from the coding sequence ATAATGTATAATCGGATTTTACTTAAATTGAGTGGACAAATATTTGCAGGTAGACAAAAGTTTGGAATAGACTCAAATACCCTTGAATACTTGACACATGAAATAGTGGACGTCCATAACTTAGGTGTCCAAGTAGCGCTTGTAGTAGGTGGTGGTAATATATTCAGGGGTTCATCTGACGCTACTAAGCTTGGAATTGAGCATGTAGTAGGTGATTATGCAGGTATGCTATCAACGGTAATAAATGCGATTATCTTACAGGGAGTGTTAGAAAGGATGAATAAAGTGACACGCTTGATGAGTGCTATAGAAGTAGCGAAGCTCGCCGAGCCATATATAAGGAGGAGAGCAATAAGGCATCTTGAGAAAGGAAGAATAGTACTGTTTGCAGCAGGGACAGGTAGCCCTTATTTTACAACAGATACAGCTGCAATTCTTCGTGGTATTGAGATAAGGGCAGATGCTGTGCTTAAAGGAACTAAAGTAGATGGAGTGTATTCAAGCGACCCCAAAAATGGTAAGCCTGCAAAGCTTTATAAAAAGCTATCCTATTCAGAAGTTTTAAGTAAAAAACTAAGAATAATGGATTTAACAGCAATCACCTTATGCTCTGAAAACAAACTTCCAATAATAGTGTTTAATGTAAGAAAAAAAGGTAACCTAAAAAAAGTCGTTGAAGGCAAACCGGTTGGCACTTTAATATCGTGA
- a CDS encoding isoprenyl transferase, with protein sequence MIGIDLAKHGIDKNKLPNHIAIIMDGNGRWAKNRGLPRIEGHREGIESVRDIVESCGDIGISNLTLYTFSEENWNRPMSEITELMKLLTHTLESELYELNKNKVRVQFIGRLHKLPYSVRTRMQKMIETTKNNTGLNLTLALSYGGRSEIIDAVRKIIRSNVKRIDERTFKKYLYAPELPDPDLLIRSSGEQRISNFLLYQIAYTEIYITPVLWPDFRTAELIQAIQEYQRRKRKFGKI encoded by the coding sequence ATGATAGGAATAGACCTTGCTAAACATGGGATTGATAAAAATAAGCTCCCTAATCATATTGCTATCATTATGGACGGCAATGGGAGATGGGCAAAAAACAGAGGGCTACCTCGGATTGAAGGCCATCGGGAGGGGATTGAATCTGTCAGAGATATAGTTGAGTCGTGTGGTGATATTGGTATTTCTAATCTCACCCTTTATACATTTTCTGAAGAGAACTGGAATCGTCCAATGAGTGAGATAACGGAATTAATGAAACTTTTGACCCATACACTTGAATCTGAACTCTATGAACTTAATAAGAATAAAGTACGCGTCCAGTTTATAGGACGCCTGCATAAACTACCTTATTCAGTCAGGACTCGTATGCAAAAGATGATAGAGACTACTAAGAATAATACTGGCCTTAATCTTACACTTGCCTTATCTTATGGTGGTAGGTCTGAGATAATAGATGCTGTGCGTAAGATTATTCGCTCTAATGTTAAAAGAATAGATGAGAGAACTTTCAAAAAATATCTATATGCACCAGAACTGCCAGACCCAGACCTTTTAATAAGGAGTTCTGGAGAACAGAGGATATCAAATTTCTTACTCTATCAAATTGCTTACACTGAAATCTATATAACTCCAGTCTTATGGCCAGATTTCAGGACTGCTGAACTCATTCAAGCAATCCAAGAATATCAGCGTAGGAAGCGTAAGTTTGGTAAGATATGA
- the frr gene encoding ribosome recycling factor, which produces MSKTLDVLQHEFVTIRTGRASPGLVDRIKVDSYGTSLPLKQLASIACPEPRLITIKPWDRNLIPEIEKAILRSGIGLTPSNDGVAIKLPIPTLTEERRNELVKIVRKVAEESKVALRNIRRDAIAEIKELEGISEDDEHRADKEIQHITDEYTDKLEEILSRKEKEIMEE; this is translated from the coding sequence ATGAGTAAGACGCTTGATGTATTACAGCATGAATTTGTTACAATAAGGACAGGAAGGGCATCTCCTGGTTTAGTTGATAGAATCAAAGTAGACTCTTATGGTACATCACTCCCACTTAAACAGCTTGCCTCAATCGCTTGCCCTGAGCCGAGACTGATTACAATAAAACCGTGGGACCGTAACTTAATACCAGAGATTGAGAAAGCTATTTTACGTTCAGGTATAGGGCTTACACCTTCAAATGATGGGGTAGCAATAAAATTGCCTATCCCTACACTAACAGAAGAGAGGAGAAATGAACTTGTGAAAATAGTAAGAAAGGTAGCTGAAGAGTCAAAGGTTGCCCTCCGTAATATACGGAGGGATGCAATAGCTGAGATAAAGGAATTAGAGGGGATATCTGAGGACGATGAACATAGGGCTGATAAGGAAATACAACATATCACTGATGAATATACCGACAAGTTAGAAGAAATTTTGTCACGCAAGGAAAAAGAGATTATGGAAGAATGA
- a CDS encoding phosphatidate cytidylyltransferase yields the protein MKNKLLPGLIVGILFIPALIYIAISGGIYYLILIELGIGIGAYEFYEILEARGLKPFKSVGVLAAFILGWSSYYESHIFTFLTLTGLFFFVSVSELCRKAPDRAIYHISATVFGTFYVGWLMSHLVLLRQIPIFLYHRELIHNLSNLKLYYFFPNKIFAPDYGIGAIYTLMPFILAWMNDTGAYLIGSKLGKHKVLRRVSPAKSWEGCIGGGIFGLIGIFILRYGWAPWLRVIDCLILGGLSAFAAPTGDFVESMLKRDANVKDASNIIPGHGGILDRFDSVLFVAPIVYYYLRFFVVR from the coding sequence ATGAAAAATAAGCTGCTTCCCGGGCTGATAGTAGGTATTCTGTTTATCCCTGCACTTATATATATTGCAATTAGTGGTGGAATATATTATCTCATTTTAATAGAGCTTGGAATAGGAATTGGTGCTTATGAGTTTTATGAAATACTTGAAGCCAGAGGTCTAAAGCCATTTAAGTCTGTTGGAGTATTAGCTGCTTTTATTCTTGGCTGGAGCTCTTATTATGAATCACATATTTTTACATTTTTAACATTAACTGGCCTTTTCTTTTTTGTGTCAGTATCTGAACTCTGTAGAAAGGCTCCGGACCGTGCTATTTATCACATATCAGCTACCGTATTTGGCACTTTTTATGTAGGCTGGCTTATGAGCCACCTTGTGCTACTTAGGCAAATACCTATATTTTTATACCATCGTGAGCTAATACATAATTTAAGTAATCTAAAATTATACTACTTTTTCCCAAATAAAATATTCGCTCCAGATTATGGAATAGGGGCAATCTATACACTTATGCCTTTCATACTTGCATGGATGAATGATACCGGAGCCTATCTAATAGGAAGTAAATTAGGGAAACATAAAGTATTAAGAAGGGTATCACCTGCCAAGTCGTGGGAAGGTTGCATAGGGGGTGGAATTTTTGGTCTGATTGGTATATTTATATTGAGATACGGATGGGCTCCATGGCTAAGAGTTATTGACTGCCTGATTTTAGGTGGATTAAGTGCTTTTGCAGCTCCTACAGGTGACTTTGTTGAGTCAATGCTTAAAAGGGATGCAAATGTTAAAGATGCATCAAATATAATACCAGGACATGGTGGTATTCTTGACAGGTTTGATTCTGTACTATTTGTGGCTCCTATAGTATATTACTATTTAAGGTTCTTTGTTGTAAGATGA
- a CDS encoding sigma 54-interacting transcriptional regulator yields MEDYLIVKTKITSPKLGKNILKRPRLLNLLRNNLDKKLILVSADAGYGKTTLISDLASEIERHRKAWYTIDKGDADLVVFMSYLVESIAQAYPNFGNKTKIIIKNVKDLSANLEIVVGAFINELMDTLKDELFIFIDDYHLVSESKSINDALDYLLEHQPQKLHLIISTRTLPTIRLAKLSSKQELFMLKKEDLQFTQEEVKALFKDIYHTEVPDVELSKFEEYTKGWITALQLISQELSYKGANEVIPIYRDSKVGEKVFKYFANEIIQKLPDKMQSFLLKSSILETMEPELLNNVLGISNSTEMLDSIVKLNLFISIIPGEKKVFKYHPIFREFLMHRLIDTFGKKLVDSLHRKAGTYFIKAGDIENAIPHYLNSADYEKAADSIEKVAGNMIDKGKLVTVNDWINNLPSDLIDNFPRLLMEKGSLLYCLGELDEAMHIFKKAEKLFRERDDKRGTSRALQAIGMVTINRGDANEGLEIEKNALHLASPKAYSLRAYILNDISRAQRRLGKYKEAIKSLTEALSLCKKTEDMSLKIIVLHNLGLIYQSQGDFTHAEQSYKEVIETCSKTPFPWIGTTYNNMAILSLEKGDLTQCKRWLEMSIQICKEFNDKRGLLYTYIIMGEMLAETGDHELAMEKYQEALALNTKLKEKETESECLENIAKLYLLQGDYYRAKQYINKALKTIEKSSKSLRIARVLLTQGKIEIATGAFKEAEVTLLKSLPIIENLGANYDLMQVYFWLSQLYFKKSILHEEQKLKHYIKEALNLASKYEYDHFLIKNCKHNFSLLEFAIRHKIEPRYAIFVLSQIGTSAFETLTSLFELKDESIQRWVIEGVVNIGDERALTWLEKLNKEEYPSLKEDISQAINKLQKVKRVPMVEAIHELPLHKEVEVKYRFENIVGRHPKMQEVYNLLEKVIDTDATVLIQGETGTGKELVARAIHYNGKRKDKKFIAIACGALPETLLESELFGYVKGAFTGAVGTKKGLFEEADGGTLFLDDVTNLTPGIQAKLLRVLEDKEIRPVGGLSSKKVDVRIITSTNKDLEKEVKEGKFRNDLYYRLAVVTIEVPPLRERKSDIPLLAQHFIRKYSKAMNKNIKGFEKEAIDLLLSYNWPGNVRELEHEIEQMVIFTDTDIITKEMLSTKPFSIFIGDKQAMLLGGGIKGFSLKETKKEAEKLAGIAYIRDTLLKYNWNVTYAAKKLGISRRHLHRLLGKYHIERKPHLKINKTNT; encoded by the coding sequence ATGGAAGATTATTTAATTGTAAAAACAAAGATTACTTCACCCAAGCTTGGCAAAAATATACTTAAACGGCCAAGACTATTAAATTTACTCCGCAATAATCTTGATAAGAAACTTATATTAGTTTCAGCAGATGCTGGTTATGGGAAGACGACTCTAATTTCAGACCTGGCTTCAGAGATTGAGCGGCATAGAAAAGCATGGTATACCATAGATAAAGGAGATGCTGACCTTGTAGTCTTTATGTCTTATCTTGTAGAAAGCATTGCTCAAGCTTATCCAAACTTCGGTAATAAAACAAAAATTATTATTAAAAATGTAAAAGACTTATCCGCTAATCTTGAAATAGTGGTAGGCGCATTTATTAATGAACTTATGGATACTTTAAAGGATGAGCTTTTTATATTCATAGATGACTATCATTTAGTAAGTGAATCGAAATCAATAAATGATGCATTAGACTATCTACTTGAACATCAGCCCCAAAAATTACACCTGATTATCTCAACTCGCACTTTACCTACTATTCGATTAGCAAAGTTAAGCTCAAAACAGGAACTATTTATGCTTAAAAAGGAAGACCTTCAGTTTACACAGGAAGAAGTAAAAGCCCTATTTAAAGATATTTACCATACAGAGGTCCCAGATGTAGAATTAAGTAAGTTTGAAGAATATACAAAAGGCTGGATTACTGCACTTCAACTTATTTCTCAGGAATTGAGCTATAAAGGAGCGAATGAAGTCATCCCGATTTATCGGGACTCAAAAGTTGGTGAAAAAGTATTCAAATACTTTGCTAATGAAATAATACAGAAACTACCGGATAAAATGCAGTCTTTTCTGCTTAAATCATCTATTTTAGAGACCATGGAGCCGGAACTCTTGAACAATGTGCTTGGAATAAGTAATTCAACTGAGATGTTAGACTCAATAGTAAAGCTTAACCTCTTTATTTCTATTATTCCGGGCGAGAAAAAAGTCTTTAAGTATCACCCAATTTTCAGAGAATTTTTAATGCATCGTCTAATTGATACTTTTGGCAAGAAGTTAGTCGATAGTTTACATCGCAAAGCTGGTACCTACTTCATAAAGGCGGGTGACATAGAGAACGCAATTCCACACTACCTTAATTCAGCAGATTATGAGAAGGCAGCGGATTCTATAGAAAAGGTGGCTGGGAACATGATTGACAAAGGAAAATTAGTCACGGTTAATGACTGGATAAATAACTTACCTTCTGATTTGATAGATAACTTTCCACGACTCTTAATGGAAAAAGGCAGTTTATTGTATTGCCTGGGAGAGTTGGATGAGGCAATGCACATATTCAAAAAAGCAGAAAAACTCTTTAGAGAAAGGGATGACAAGCGCGGTACATCTCGTGCTCTTCAAGCAATTGGAATGGTAACTATAAATAGAGGGGATGCAAATGAAGGACTAGAGATTGAAAAAAATGCTCTCCACTTAGCATCCCCAAAAGCATATTCCCTCAGAGCATACATATTGAATGACATAAGTCGGGCTCAACGAAGACTTGGAAAATATAAAGAAGCAATTAAAAGCTTAACTGAAGCACTCTCTTTGTGCAAAAAAACAGAAGATATGTCCCTTAAAATAATTGTACTACATAATCTGGGACTGATTTATCAATCTCAGGGCGATTTTACTCACGCAGAACAAAGTTATAAGGAAGTTATTGAAACATGTAGCAAAACTCCGTTCCCTTGGATAGGTACTACTTATAATAATATGGCTATCCTATCATTAGAAAAAGGTGATTTGACTCAATGTAAGAGATGGTTAGAGATGAGTATTCAAATTTGTAAAGAATTTAACGACAAAAGAGGGTTGCTTTATACCTATATAATAATGGGTGAGATGTTAGCTGAAACAGGAGACCATGAGCTCGCTATGGAAAAATATCAAGAAGCACTGGCGCTTAATACGAAGCTAAAGGAAAAAGAGACGGAAAGTGAGTGTTTGGAAAATATTGCCAAGCTATACCTACTTCAAGGTGATTATTATCGTGCAAAACAATACATTAACAAAGCATTAAAAACTATCGAGAAAAGTAGTAAGAGTTTACGCATTGCTCGAGTACTCCTGACCCAAGGTAAGATTGAAATAGCAACCGGAGCTTTCAAAGAGGCCGAAGTTACTTTGTTAAAATCTCTTCCTATAATTGAGAATCTGGGGGCTAATTATGATTTAATGCAAGTCTACTTCTGGCTTTCTCAACTTTACTTTAAAAAAAGTATTCTCCATGAAGAGCAAAAGTTAAAACATTATATAAAGGAGGCGTTGAACCTTGCAAGTAAATATGAGTATGACCATTTTTTGATTAAAAATTGTAAACACAACTTTTCTCTCCTTGAATTTGCAATCAGACACAAAATTGAGCCCCGATATGCAATTTTTGTACTGTCACAGATAGGCACTTCTGCATTTGAGACTCTAACTTCATTGTTTGAATTAAAAGATGAATCTATACAAAGGTGGGTGATAGAGGGAGTAGTAAATATTGGTGATGAGCGTGCTTTGACTTGGTTAGAAAAACTGAATAAAGAAGAGTATCCCTCACTTAAGGAAGATATCTCACAAGCAATTAACAAACTTCAAAAGGTAAAACGAGTCCCAATGGTAGAGGCAATTCATGAATTGCCCTTACATAAAGAGGTAGAAGTAAAGTATAGATTTGAAAATATAGTAGGTAGGCATCCAAAGATGCAAGAGGTATACAATCTCTTAGAAAAAGTAATTGATACAGATGCTACAGTTTTAATCCAGGGTGAGACAGGGACAGGAAAAGAATTGGTTGCAAGGGCTATACATTATAATGGGAAGCGTAAGGATAAGAAATTTATCGCTATAGCCTGCGGAGCTTTGCCTGAAACATTATTAGAGAGTGAACTATTTGGTTATGTGAAGGGAGCATTCACAGGTGCAGTAGGTACAAAGAAGGGGTTATTTGAAGAAGCAGATGGTGGCACCTTATTCTTGGATGATGTTACCAACTTAACCCCTGGCATACAGGCAAAATTACTCAGAGTATTGGAAGATAAAGAGATAAGACCTGTAGGTGGACTATCCTCAAAAAAGGTAGATGTCCGTATTATTACCTCAACAAATAAAGATTTAGAGAAAGAAGTAAAAGAAGGTAAATTTCGTAATGATTTGTATTACCGATTAGCTGTAGTTACGATTGAAGTACCGCCTCTTAGAGAGCGGAAAAGTGATATACCTTTGCTTGCACAGCATTTCATTAGAAAATACTCAAAAGCCATGAATAAAAATATTAAAGGATTTGAAAAAGAAGCAATAGATTTGCTACTCTCTTACAACTGGCCAGGGAATGTTAGAGAACTTGAGCACGAGATTGAGCAAATGGTAATTTTTACTGATACCGATATAATTACGAAAGAAATGCTTTCTACTAAGCCTTTCTCTATCTTTATCGGAGATAAACAAGCAATGCTATTGGGAGGAGGAATAAAAGGATTTTCTTTAAAAGAAACAAAAAAGGAAGCTGAAAAGTTGGCTGGAATTGCATACATTCGTGATACACTTCTAAAATATAACTGGAATGTAACCTATGCTGCCAAAAAATTAGGAATTTCCCGTCGTCACCTTCACCGCCTATTGGGAAAATACCACATAGAGAGAAAACCTCACTTAAAAATAAACAAAACAAATACATAG
- the dxr gene encoding 1-deoxy-D-xylulose-5-phosphate reductoisomerase produces MKKNVCILGSTGSVGRASLEVIHNLRSRFYTFALSCHKQVKILEQQVDKFKPKYVCITDTESAKKFIPRKGITLLTGKLGLCTLASHPDIDILINALVGTDGVYPTLEAIRNKKRIAMANKETLVAYGKIIMKELAKCRGGVTTPLLIPVDSEHSAIHQCLDLNRSPVKRIILTASGGPFLHKNITSRTTCEQALRHPVWQMGKKITIDSATLMNKGFEVIEASVLFKISPKYIEVVIHPQSIIHSAVEFVDGSIIAQLSLPDMRLPIQYALTYPERVPSLIKPLHFDQIKKLEFLKPDLKKFPCLKLAYEAAEKGGTMPCVLNAANEVAVQSFLRKEIRLTDISELVEEIMGKHLIVKSPKISDIEAADLWARRETKRMIQNGSW; encoded by the coding sequence ATGAAAAAAAATGTTTGTATACTTGGGTCAACTGGTTCTGTAGGTAGAGCATCACTTGAGGTTATACATAACCTTAGGTCCAGATTTTATACATTTGCATTAAGTTGTCACAAACAAGTTAAGATTTTAGAACAACAAGTTGATAAGTTCAAGCCAAAATATGTTTGTATAACCGATACAGAGAGTGCAAAAAAATTTATCCCCAGGAAAGGTATAACTCTACTTACAGGAAAATTGGGTCTCTGCACTCTTGCAAGTCACCCAGATATAGACATCCTTATAAATGCACTTGTTGGAACCGATGGTGTATATCCAACACTTGAGGCAATAAGAAATAAAAAGCGTATTGCTATGGCAAACAAGGAAACACTTGTTGCTTATGGTAAAATTATAATGAAAGAGTTGGCTAAATGTAGGGGCGGGGTTACCACGCCCCTACTTATACCAGTTGACTCAGAACACTCTGCGATTCACCAGTGTCTGGATTTAAATCGCTCACCAGTAAAGCGCATAATCTTAACTGCATCTGGTGGTCCATTTTTACATAAAAATATAACTTCAAGGACTACATGTGAGCAAGCATTAAGACATCCAGTATGGCAAATGGGTAAAAAAATAACTATAGACTCTGCTACCCTTATGAATAAGGGGTTTGAAGTAATTGAGGCATCAGTACTATTTAAAATTTCACCCAAATATATAGAGGTTGTTATACATCCTCAATCAATAATTCACTCTGCAGTTGAATTCGTAGATGGCTCAATAATTGCTCAACTTTCTTTACCAGATATGAGATTGCCAATCCAGTATGCTTTAACATATCCAGAGAGAGTACCTTCACTTATTAAGCCGTTGCACTTTGACCAAATAAAGAAGCTTGAGTTTTTAAAGCCGGACCTCAAGAAGTTTCCGTGTCTTAAACTTGCATATGAAGCAGCTGAAAAAGGTGGAACTATGCCTTGTGTATTAAATGCAGCAAATGAAGTTGCTGTTCAATCATTTTTACGCAAAGAAATCAGATTAACTGACATCTCTGAGCTTGTAGAAGAGATAATGGGAAAGCATCTCATTGTGAAGTCACCTAAGATTTCTGATATAGAGGCTGCTGATTTATGGGCAAGAAGGGAAACGAAGAGAATGATTCAAAATGGGAGTTGGTAA
- the rseP gene encoding RIP metalloprotease RseP, with protein MLVTIVGAIIALSVLIMFHEFGHFLFAKLAGIRVENFSLGLGPKIFGIKKGETTYRLSWIPFGGFVKLTGMEPKEVKGEPHEFASKSARVKIGTVIIGPIFNFLLAILIFIITAGIFGTQELPTRTVKSAGHQTELKPFDEIIAINGSQVIAWDDIIEKLSYKDSANCLIKRNNKELQIKIYARTGGFGLEPLILPIVGGLEQNGPAWKAGIREGDLITRINDKEVYDWDTLVSIIRENPGKEISIGWQRAGNYMEANLVPKKEQVLDGNKLKDIGVIGVRIKLIRKPAGLAAFKDGFLKAVGTVAITISFLKQLITGRVSPRMLGGPLAIVKLAGESARWGVENFLTFVAFLSIQLFILNLIPFPPLDGGQILLIGIEKLRKKPVSERGINLIQNIGFALLIMLMVYVTMNDIIRIIK; from the coding sequence ATGTTAGTTACAATAGTAGGCGCTATAATAGCACTCAGTGTTTTAATCATGTTTCACGAGTTTGGTCACTTCTTATTTGCAAAACTTGCTGGAATAAGAGTGGAAAATTTCTCTCTTGGGCTTGGACCTAAAATTTTTGGAATAAAAAAGGGAGAAACGACTTATAGATTATCTTGGATTCCTTTTGGTGGCTTTGTAAAACTTACAGGAATGGAGCCAAAAGAAGTTAAAGGTGAGCCACATGAATTTGCATCTAAATCAGCAAGAGTTAAAATAGGGACAGTTATAATTGGGCCAATATTTAATTTTTTATTAGCAATTCTCATTTTTATCATCACTGCCGGTATTTTTGGGACCCAAGAGCTGCCAACAAGGACTGTAAAATCAGCTGGTCACCAAACCGAACTTAAGCCATTTGATGAGATTATTGCAATAAACGGTAGCCAAGTGATCGCATGGGATGATATAATAGAAAAACTATCTTATAAGGATAGTGCAAACTGCTTAATTAAAAGAAACAATAAAGAACTACAGATTAAAATCTATGCCAGGACTGGAGGGTTTGGGCTTGAGCCACTGATTTTACCAATAGTCGGTGGGTTAGAGCAAAATGGACCTGCATGGAAAGCAGGGATTCGTGAAGGCGACCTGATAACGAGAATAAATGATAAAGAGGTATATGATTGGGATACACTTGTTTCAATAATCCGTGAAAATCCGGGTAAAGAAATATCAATAGGCTGGCAGAGAGCCGGTAATTATATGGAGGCTAATTTGGTGCCTAAAAAGGAGCAAGTGCTCGATGGCAATAAATTAAAAGATATTGGGGTGATTGGTGTTAGAATAAAGCTTATAAGAAAGCCAGCTGGCCTTGCAGCCTTTAAGGATGGGTTTTTAAAAGCAGTTGGAACTGTTGCAATTACTATTTCATTTTTAAAACAACTTATAACTGGTAGAGTCTCACCGAGGATGCTTGGCGGTCCACTTGCAATTGTAAAACTTGCAGGTGAAAGTGCAAGGTGGGGGGTTGAAAATTTTTTAACATTTGTTGCCTTTCTTTCAATACAACTCTTTATACTTAATCTTATTCCATTCCCACCGCTTGATGGAGGCCAAATTTTACTCATTGGAATAGAAAAATTGAGAAAAAAGCCAGTATCAGAGAGAGGGATAAACCTGATTCAAAATATTGGATTTGCCCTACTTATTATGCTAATGGTATATGTGACAATGAATGACATAATAAGAATAATAAAATGA
- the argS gene encoding arginine--tRNA ligase: MNIKHEIEQIIKDSLGIEFSLSEPKDTQFGDYSSSVAFTLACPTDDRRAKSRPPKEVATELVSKLKIDPRLVERVEVGGAGFINLWLSQDFIRNLLPKILEEGNKFGSSNLGKGKNVLVEFVSANPTGPLNVANGRAAAVGDSIVRILNFTGYNADSEYYVDDCGRQVELLEESIRTRYEELDGKVVKFPDAGYKGKYIKDIAYELKNLGRNDFKEYGIKKIVELQRATLEKFGVKFDNWTYESDIRKSGRPQEVINKIKQKGVAYKKDGALWFKTTKFGDDKDKVLVKSSGEFTYLVPDIAYHLNKFDRGYKLLINLFGPDHIAHIPELETGISICGYPKDALKVIIVQWVTLIKKGEKVGMSKRKGEFITLDDLIDEVGKDVARFFFLTRKCESHLDFDIELAKRESKDNPVYYIQYACARISSILRLAKEKGIEEVRPQPESAILSLLSTPEELLLIRKLIHFPEIIELASLELSPHFIPFYLIELATLFHNFYEKHRVISDNMPLTQARLTLVSAVRQVLSNSLSLIGITAPERM, encoded by the coding sequence ATGAATATTAAGCATGAAATTGAACAAATAATTAAAGATTCGCTTGGTATAGAATTTAGCTTATCTGAACCAAAAGACACACAATTTGGTGATTATTCAAGTTCTGTAGCTTTTACACTCGCCTGCCCGACAGATGACAGGCGGGCAAAATCACGTCCCCCAAAAGAAGTGGCGACTGAATTAGTTTCTAAACTTAAGATTGACCCGAGATTGGTGGAGCGAGTAGAAGTTGGAGGTGCTGGTTTTATAAATTTATGGCTAAGTCAAGACTTTATTCGTAATCTTTTACCTAAAATACTGGAAGAAGGTAACAAGTTTGGGTCGTCAAATCTTGGTAAAGGTAAAAATGTTTTGGTTGAGTTTGTTTCAGCCAATCCTACAGGGCCATTAAATGTAGCAAATGGACGAGCTGCAGCTGTTGGTGACTCTATTGTACGCATCTTAAATTTTACTGGCTATAATGCAGATTCAGAGTACTATGTAGATGACTGTGGTAGACAAGTAGAGTTATTGGAAGAATCAATAAGGACAAGATATGAAGAATTAGATGGAAAAGTAGTTAAGTTTCCAGATGCTGGATACAAAGGCAAGTATATAAAGGATATTGCTTATGAACTTAAAAATTTGGGCAGAAATGACTTTAAAGAATATGGAATAAAAAAGATTGTGGAATTGCAGCGCGCTACACTTGAGAAATTTGGTGTAAAATTTGATAACTGGACTTATGAAAGTGATATAAGAAAATCGGGTAGACCACAAGAAGTTATTAACAAAATTAAGCAAAAGGGGGTTGCTTATAAAAAGGATGGCGCACTCTGGTTTAAGACAACAAAGTTTGGTGATGACAAAGACAAAGTCCTTGTTAAAAGTAGTGGTGAATTTACTTACCTTGTTCCAGATATAGCTTATCACCTAAATAAATTTGATAGGGGCTATAAACTCTTAATCAACCTTTTTGGTCCCGACCATATTGCACATATACCTGAACTTGAGACTGGTATATCTATTTGTGGATACCCGAAAGATGCGCTAAAAGTTATTATAGTCCAGTGGGTAACACTTATAAAAAAGGGTGAAAAAGTTGGCATGTCAAAGCGGAAAGGTGAGTTTATAACTCTTGACGACCTTATTGATGAAGTAGGTAAGGATGTAGCTCGCTTCTTCTTTCTGACAAGGAAATGTGAATCACATCTTGACTTTGATATTGAACTTGCAAAACGTGAATCCAAAGATAATCCAGTTTACTATATTCAATATGCATGTGCGAGGATATCAAGTATTTTAAGATTAGCTAAAGAAAAAGGAATTGAAGAGGTGAGACCTCAACCTGAATCCGCAATTCTTTCACTCCTCTCAACACCCGAAGAGCTGTTGCTTATAAGGAAGTTAATCCATTTTCCGGAGATTATTGAGCTTGCAAGTTTAGAGCTCAGCCCCCATTTCATACCATTTTATCTAATTGAACTCGCTACCCTTTTTCACAACTTTTACGAGAAGCACAGGGTAATATCAGATAATATGCCACTTACCCAGGCAAGGTTAACACTTGTGAGTGCAGTAAGACAAGTACTATCAAATTCCCTCTCTCTAATAGGTATCACAGCACCTGAAAGGATGTAA